The following are encoded together in the Cynocephalus volans isolate mCynVol1 chromosome 4, mCynVol1.pri, whole genome shotgun sequence genome:
- the LOC134375838 gene encoding zinc finger protein 845-like isoform X3, whose product MHFNSNKIRINLGCVPEYSVHFQEQQKMNKSYGLVSFEDVAVDFTWEEWQELDDAQRTLYRDVMLETYSNLVLLDLHIVNNQIEKSQENHSKYLWQVLITDSKTSTEERVKLEKTFNLSSNCTSNLIINSENSSEINIEKFNVCKYALPPRNPDKTHAGETPDDQNKTGKSHTHCEHLSQNNKIQVGQYPFEYSKPGKAFNTEPILLAHKKLHLGETTCKYNECGKAFYNSALLDQEITQVLRKTFQCDVCGKVFYKKSERTKHQQIHTAEKSYKCKEYDKSFMKKLSLTVHKWTHTGEKLYTCNDCGKTFHQNSLFRSRQRTYTGAKPYECNECRKSFSHNSAHHTHKRIYAGERSYECNECGKTFYRKSDLSKHQRIHTGERPYKCSECGKTFYYKSHLSRHQRIHTGERPYKCNECGKTFYQKSNLSMHQVIHTKEKPYECNECGKTFPLKSVLSIHQRIHTGEKPYECNECGKAFHRKSILSTHRRIHTGEKPYECKVCSKSFFYKSHLNRHKRIHTEESRYECNECGTTFPCKSNLCAHQRTHTGEKLYECKECRKSYFYKSHLNRHKRIHSGESPYKCNECGKTFHQKSILSMHQVIHTNEKPYECNQCGKAFSLKSVLSIHQRIHTRGKLYECNECGKAFHRKSDLSKHQRIHTGERPYKCSECGKTFYYKSHLSRHQRIHTGERPYKCNECGKTFYQKSNLSMHQVIHTKEKPYECNECGKTFLLKSILSIHQRIHTGEKPYECNECGKAFHRKSVLSTHQRIHTGEKPYDCKERGKSFFYKSHLNRPKRIHTEESRYECNECGKTFYRKSDLSKHQRIHTGERPYKCSECGKTFYYKSHLSRHQRIHTGERPYKCNECGKTFYQKSNLSMHQVIHTKEKPYECNECGKTFPLKSILSIHQRIHTGEKPYECNECGKTFHHKSILSTHQRIHTGEKPYECNECGKAFHRKSILSTHRRIHTGEKPYECKVCSKSFFYKSHLNRHKRIHTEESRYECNECGKTFPCKSNLCAHQRTHTGEKLYECKECRKSYFYKSHLNRHKRIHSGESPYKCNECGKTFHQKSILSMHQVIHINEKPYECSECGKTFPLKSVLSIHQRIHTRGKLYECNECGKAFHRKSDLSKHQRIHTGERPYKCSECGKTFYYKSHLSRHQRIHTGERPYKCNECGKTFYQKSNLSMHQVIHTKEKPYECNECGKTFPLKSVLSIHQRIHTGEKPYECNECGKTFHHKSILSTHQRIHTGEKPYECNECGKAFHRKSILSTHRRIHTGEKPYECKECSKSFFYKSHLNRHKRIHAEESRYECNECGKTFPCKSNLSVHQRTHTGEKPYECKECRKFFYYKSHLNRHKKIHR is encoded by the exons ctgtGTGCCAGAGTACTCTGtgcatttccaagagcaacaaaaaatgaataaatcttac GGGTTGGTgtcatttgaggatgtggctgtggacttcacctgggaAGAGTGGCAGGAACTGGATGATGCTCAGAGAACTttgtacagggatgtgatgctAGAGACCTACAGCAACCTGGTATTGTTGG atcTCCATATAGTCAATAATCAAATtgagaaaagtcaagaaaatcaCAGTAAATACTTGTGGCAAGTTTTAATCACCGACAGCAAAACATCAACTGAGGAGAGAGTTAAGTtggaaaaaacatttaatttgagCTCAAACTGTACTTCAAATCTGATTATAAACAGTGAAAACTCTTCAGAAATTAACATTGAGAAGTTTAATGTATGTAAGTATGCACTTCCTCCTAGAAATCCTGATAAGACGCATGCTGGAGAGACACCTGATGACCAAAATAAAACTGGGAAATCCCACACACACTGTGAGCATCTTAGTCAGAATAACAAGATTCAAGTTGGGCAGTACCCTTTTGAATATAGTAAACCAGGGAAAGCCTTCAACACAGAGCCAATATTATTGGCACATAAGAAGCTTCATTTGGGAGAAACTACCTGTAAATacaatgaatgtgggaaagccttttaTAACTCAGCTCTCCTTGACCAAGAGATAACTCAGGTATTGAGGAAAACATTTCAATGTGATGTATGTGGGAAAGTATTCTATAAAAAGTCTGAACGCACTAAACATCAGCAAATACACACAGCAGAAAAATCCTACAAATGTAAAGAATATGATAAATCCTTCATGAAGAAGTTATCTCTTACAGTCCACAAATGGACACATACAGGGGAGAAGCTTTATACATGTAATGACTGTGGAAAAACTTTTCACCAGAACTCACTCTTCAGAAGTCGTCAGAGAACTTACACAGGTGccaaaccatatgaatgtaatgaatgtaggAAATCTTTTTCCCACAACTCAGCCCACCATACACATAAGAGAATTTATGCAGGGGAGAGgtcctatgaatgtaatgagtgtggaaaaaccttttaccGGAAGTCAGACctcagcaagcatcagagaattcacacaggggaaAGGCCCTATAAATGtagtgagtgtggaaaaaccttttactataagtcacacctcagcaggcatcagagaattcacacaggtgaaaggccctataaatgcaatgagtgtggaaaaaccttttaccAGAAGTCAAACCTTAGCATGCATCAGGTAATTCACACAAAGGAGAAGccttatgaatgtaatgagtgtggaaaaacctttccccTGAAGTCAGTCCTTAGTATACATCAGAGAATCcatacaggggagaagccctatgaatgtaatgagtgtggaaaagcctttcaCCGGAAGTCAATCCTCAGTACACATCGGAGAatccacacaggtgagaaaccatatgaatgtaaggtaTGTAGTAAATCTTTCTTCTACAAATCACATCTCAATAGAcataagagaattcacactgAAGAAAGTcgctatgaatgtaatgagtgtggaacaACCTTTCCTTGTAAGTCAAACCTCTGTgcacatcagagaactcacacaggtgagaaactgtatgaatgtaaggaatgtagaAAATCTTACTTCTATAAATCACATCTCAATAGACATAAGAGAATTCACTCAGGTGAAAGCCCCTATAAATGCAATGAGTGCGGAAAAACCTTTCACCAGAAGTCAATCCTCAGTATGCATCAGGTAATTCACACAAATGAGAAGCCCTATGAGTGTAATCAGTGCGGAAAAGCCTTTTCCCTGAAGTCAGTCCTTAgtatacatcagagaattcatacaagGGGGAAGctctatgaatgtaatgagtgtggaaaagcctttcaCCGGAAGTCAGACctcagcaagcatcagagaattcacacaggggaaAGGCCCTATAAATGtagtgagtgtggaaaaaccttttactataagtcacacctcagcaggcatcaaagaattcacacaggtgaaaggccctataaatgcaatgagtgtggaaaaaccttttaccAGAAGTCAAACCTTAGCATGCATCAGGTAATTCACACAAAGGAGAAGccttatgaatgtaatgagtgtggaaaaacctttctcCTGAAGTCAATCCTTAgtatacatcagagaattcatacaggggagaagccctatgaatgtaatgagtgtggaaaagcctttcaCCGGAAGTCAGTCCTCAGTACACATCAGAGAatccacacaggtgagaaaccatatgactGTAAGGAacgtggtaaatcttttttctacAAATCACACCTCAATAGACCTAAGAGAATTCACACTGAAGAAAGTcgctatgaatgtaatgagtgtggaaaaaccttttaccGGAAGTCAGACctcagcaagcatcagagaattcacacaggggaaAGGCCCTATAAATGtagtgagtgtggaaaaaccttttactataagtcacacctcagcaggcatcagagaattcacacaggtgaaaggccctataaatgcaatgagtgtggaaaaaccttttaccAGAAGTCAAACCTTAGCATGCATCAGGTAATTCACACAAAGGAGAAGccttatgaatgtaatgagtgtggaaaaacctttccccTGAAGTCAATCCTTAgtatacatcagagaattcatacaggggagaagccctatgaatgtaatgaatgcgGAAAAACCTTTCACCATAAGTCAATCCTCAGTACGCATCAGAGAATCcatacaggggagaagccctatgaatgtaatgagtgtggaaaagcctttcaCCGGAAGTCAATCCTCAGTACACATCGGAGAatccacacaggtgagaaaccatatgaatgtaaggtaTGTAGTAAATCTTTCTTCTACAAATCACACCTCAATAGAcataagagaattcacactgAAGAAAGTcgctatgaatgtaatgagtgtggaaaaacctttccctGTAAGTCAAACCTCTGTgcacatcagagaactcacacaggtgagaaactgtatgaatgtaaggaatgtagaAAATCTTACTTCTATAAATCACATCTCAATAGACATAAGAGAATTCACTCAGGTGAAAGCCCCTATAAATGCAATGAGTGCGGAAAAACCTTTCACCAGAAGTCAATCCTCAGTATGCATCAGGTAATTCACATAAATGAGAAGCCTTATGAATGtagtgagtgtggaaaaacctttccccTGAAGTCAGTCCTCAgtatacatcagagaattcatacaagGGGGAAGctctatgaatgtaatgagtgtggaaaagcctttcaCCGGAAGTCAGACctcagcaagcatcagagaattcacacaggggaaAGGCCCTATAAATGtagtgagtgtggaaaaaccttttactataagtcacacctcagcaggcatcaaagaattcacacaggtgaaaggccctataaatgcaatgagtgtggaaaaaccttttaccAGAAGTCAAACCTTAGCATGCATCAGGTAATTCACACAAAGGAGAAGccttatgaatgtaatgagtgtggaaaaacctttccccTGAAGTCAGTCCTTAGTATACATCAGAGAATCcatacaggggagaagccctatgaatgtaatgaatgcgGAAAAACCTTTCACCATAAGTCAATCCTCAGTACACATCAGAGAATCcatacaggggagaagccctatgaatgtaatgagtgtggaaaagcctttcaCCGGAAGTCAATCCTCAGTACACATCGGAGAatccacacaggtgagaaaccatatgaatgtaaggaatgtagtAAATCTTTTTTCTACAAATCACATCTCAATAGACATAAGAGAATTCACGCTGAAGAAAGTcgctatgaatgtaatgagtgtggaaaaacctttccctGTAAGTCAAATCTCAgtgtacatcagagaactcacacaggtgagaaaccatatgaatgtaaggaatgtagaAAATTTTTCTACTATAAATCACATCTCAATAGACATAAGAAAATTCACAGATAA
- the LOC134375838 gene encoding zinc finger protein 208-like isoform X1, producing the protein MHFNSNKIRINLGCVPEYSVHFQEQQKMNKSYGLVSFEDVAVDFTWEEWQELDDAQRTLYRDVMLETYSNLVLLGCYITKPNVIFKSEQEAEAWMVENAPNQSLQDLHIVNNQIEKSQENHSKYLWQVLITDSKTSTEERVKLEKTFNLSSNCTSNLIINSENSSEINIEKFNVCKYALPPRNPDKTHAGETPDDQNKTGKSHTHCEHLSQNNKIQVGQYPFEYSKPGKAFNTEPILLAHKKLHLGETTCKYNECGKAFYNSALLDQEITQVLRKTFQCDVCGKVFYKKSERTKHQQIHTAEKSYKCKEYDKSFMKKLSLTVHKWTHTGEKLYTCNDCGKTFHQNSLFRSRQRTYTGAKPYECNECRKSFSHNSAHHTHKRIYAGERSYECNECGKTFYRKSDLSKHQRIHTGERPYKCSECGKTFYYKSHLSRHQRIHTGERPYKCNECGKTFYQKSNLSMHQVIHTKEKPYECNECGKTFPLKSVLSIHQRIHTGEKPYECNECGKAFHRKSILSTHRRIHTGEKPYECKVCSKSFFYKSHLNRHKRIHTEESRYECNECGTTFPCKSNLCAHQRTHTGEKLYECKECRKSYFYKSHLNRHKRIHSGESPYKCNECGKTFHQKSILSMHQVIHTNEKPYECNQCGKAFSLKSVLSIHQRIHTRGKLYECNECGKAFHRKSDLSKHQRIHTGERPYKCSECGKTFYYKSHLSRHQRIHTGERPYKCNECGKTFYQKSNLSMHQVIHTKEKPYECNECGKTFLLKSILSIHQRIHTGEKPYECNECGKAFHRKSVLSTHQRIHTGEKPYDCKERGKSFFYKSHLNRPKRIHTEESRYECNECGKTFYRKSDLSKHQRIHTGERPYKCSECGKTFYYKSHLSRHQRIHTGERPYKCNECGKTFYQKSNLSMHQVIHTKEKPYECNECGKTFPLKSILSIHQRIHTGEKPYECNECGKTFHHKSILSTHQRIHTGEKPYECNECGKAFHRKSILSTHRRIHTGEKPYECKVCSKSFFYKSHLNRHKRIHTEESRYECNECGKTFPCKSNLCAHQRTHTGEKLYECKECRKSYFYKSHLNRHKRIHSGESPYKCNECGKTFHQKSILSMHQVIHINEKPYECSECGKTFPLKSVLSIHQRIHTRGKLYECNECGKAFHRKSDLSKHQRIHTGERPYKCSECGKTFYYKSHLSRHQRIHTGERPYKCNECGKTFYQKSNLSMHQVIHTKEKPYECNECGKTFPLKSVLSIHQRIHTGEKPYECNECGKTFHHKSILSTHQRIHTGEKPYECNECGKAFHRKSILSTHRRIHTGEKPYECKECSKSFFYKSHLNRHKRIHAEESRYECNECGKTFPCKSNLSVHQRTHTGEKPYECKECRKFFYYKSHLNRHKKIHR; encoded by the exons ctgtGTGCCAGAGTACTCTGtgcatttccaagagcaacaaaaaatgaataaatcttac GGGTTGGTgtcatttgaggatgtggctgtggacttcacctgggaAGAGTGGCAGGAACTGGATGATGCTCAGAGAACTttgtacagggatgtgatgctAGAGACCTACAGCAACCTGGTATTGTTGG GATGCTACATTACCAAACCCAATGTGATCTTCAAATCAGAGCAAGAAGCAGAGGCATGGATGGTAGAAAATGCCCCAAACCAGAGCCTACAAG atcTCCATATAGTCAATAATCAAATtgagaaaagtcaagaaaatcaCAGTAAATACTTGTGGCAAGTTTTAATCACCGACAGCAAAACATCAACTGAGGAGAGAGTTAAGTtggaaaaaacatttaatttgagCTCAAACTGTACTTCAAATCTGATTATAAACAGTGAAAACTCTTCAGAAATTAACATTGAGAAGTTTAATGTATGTAAGTATGCACTTCCTCCTAGAAATCCTGATAAGACGCATGCTGGAGAGACACCTGATGACCAAAATAAAACTGGGAAATCCCACACACACTGTGAGCATCTTAGTCAGAATAACAAGATTCAAGTTGGGCAGTACCCTTTTGAATATAGTAAACCAGGGAAAGCCTTCAACACAGAGCCAATATTATTGGCACATAAGAAGCTTCATTTGGGAGAAACTACCTGTAAATacaatgaatgtgggaaagccttttaTAACTCAGCTCTCCTTGACCAAGAGATAACTCAGGTATTGAGGAAAACATTTCAATGTGATGTATGTGGGAAAGTATTCTATAAAAAGTCTGAACGCACTAAACATCAGCAAATACACACAGCAGAAAAATCCTACAAATGTAAAGAATATGATAAATCCTTCATGAAGAAGTTATCTCTTACAGTCCACAAATGGACACATACAGGGGAGAAGCTTTATACATGTAATGACTGTGGAAAAACTTTTCACCAGAACTCACTCTTCAGAAGTCGTCAGAGAACTTACACAGGTGccaaaccatatgaatgtaatgaatgtaggAAATCTTTTTCCCACAACTCAGCCCACCATACACATAAGAGAATTTATGCAGGGGAGAGgtcctatgaatgtaatgagtgtggaaaaaccttttaccGGAAGTCAGACctcagcaagcatcagagaattcacacaggggaaAGGCCCTATAAATGtagtgagtgtggaaaaaccttttactataagtcacacctcagcaggcatcagagaattcacacaggtgaaaggccctataaatgcaatgagtgtggaaaaaccttttaccAGAAGTCAAACCTTAGCATGCATCAGGTAATTCACACAAAGGAGAAGccttatgaatgtaatgagtgtggaaaaacctttccccTGAAGTCAGTCCTTAGTATACATCAGAGAATCcatacaggggagaagccctatgaatgtaatgagtgtggaaaagcctttcaCCGGAAGTCAATCCTCAGTACACATCGGAGAatccacacaggtgagaaaccatatgaatgtaaggtaTGTAGTAAATCTTTCTTCTACAAATCACATCTCAATAGAcataagagaattcacactgAAGAAAGTcgctatgaatgtaatgagtgtggaacaACCTTTCCTTGTAAGTCAAACCTCTGTgcacatcagagaactcacacaggtgagaaactgtatgaatgtaaggaatgtagaAAATCTTACTTCTATAAATCACATCTCAATAGACATAAGAGAATTCACTCAGGTGAAAGCCCCTATAAATGCAATGAGTGCGGAAAAACCTTTCACCAGAAGTCAATCCTCAGTATGCATCAGGTAATTCACACAAATGAGAAGCCCTATGAGTGTAATCAGTGCGGAAAAGCCTTTTCCCTGAAGTCAGTCCTTAgtatacatcagagaattcatacaagGGGGAAGctctatgaatgtaatgagtgtggaaaagcctttcaCCGGAAGTCAGACctcagcaagcatcagagaattcacacaggggaaAGGCCCTATAAATGtagtgagtgtggaaaaaccttttactataagtcacacctcagcaggcatcaaagaattcacacaggtgaaaggccctataaatgcaatgagtgtggaaaaaccttttaccAGAAGTCAAACCTTAGCATGCATCAGGTAATTCACACAAAGGAGAAGccttatgaatgtaatgagtgtggaaaaacctttctcCTGAAGTCAATCCTTAgtatacatcagagaattcatacaggggagaagccctatgaatgtaatgagtgtggaaaagcctttcaCCGGAAGTCAGTCCTCAGTACACATCAGAGAatccacacaggtgagaaaccatatgactGTAAGGAacgtggtaaatcttttttctacAAATCACACCTCAATAGACCTAAGAGAATTCACACTGAAGAAAGTcgctatgaatgtaatgagtgtggaaaaaccttttaccGGAAGTCAGACctcagcaagcatcagagaattcacacaggggaaAGGCCCTATAAATGtagtgagtgtggaaaaaccttttactataagtcacacctcagcaggcatcagagaattcacacaggtgaaaggccctataaatgcaatgagtgtggaaaaaccttttaccAGAAGTCAAACCTTAGCATGCATCAGGTAATTCACACAAAGGAGAAGccttatgaatgtaatgagtgtggaaaaacctttccccTGAAGTCAATCCTTAgtatacatcagagaattcatacaggggagaagccctatgaatgtaatgaatgcgGAAAAACCTTTCACCATAAGTCAATCCTCAGTACGCATCAGAGAATCcatacaggggagaagccctatgaatgtaatgagtgtggaaaagcctttcaCCGGAAGTCAATCCTCAGTACACATCGGAGAatccacacaggtgagaaaccatatgaatgtaaggtaTGTAGTAAATCTTTCTTCTACAAATCACACCTCAATAGAcataagagaattcacactgAAGAAAGTcgctatgaatgtaatgagtgtggaaaaacctttccctGTAAGTCAAACCTCTGTgcacatcagagaactcacacaggtgagaaactgtatgaatgtaaggaatgtagaAAATCTTACTTCTATAAATCACATCTCAATAGACATAAGAGAATTCACTCAGGTGAAAGCCCCTATAAATGCAATGAGTGCGGAAAAACCTTTCACCAGAAGTCAATCCTCAGTATGCATCAGGTAATTCACATAAATGAGAAGCCTTATGAATGtagtgagtgtggaaaaacctttccccTGAAGTCAGTCCTCAgtatacatcagagaattcatacaagGGGGAAGctctatgaatgtaatgagtgtggaaaagcctttcaCCGGAAGTCAGACctcagcaagcatcagagaattcacacaggggaaAGGCCCTATAAATGtagtgagtgtggaaaaaccttttactataagtcacacctcagcaggcatcaaagaattcacacaggtgaaaggccctataaatgcaatgagtgtggaaaaaccttttaccAGAAGTCAAACCTTAGCATGCATCAGGTAATTCACACAAAGGAGAAGccttatgaatgtaatgagtgtggaaaaacctttccccTGAAGTCAGTCCTTAGTATACATCAGAGAATCcatacaggggagaagccctatgaatgtaatgaatgcgGAAAAACCTTTCACCATAAGTCAATCCTCAGTACACATCAGAGAATCcatacaggggagaagccctatgaatgtaatgagtgtggaaaagcctttcaCCGGAAGTCAATCCTCAGTACACATCGGAGAatccacacaggtgagaaaccatatgaatgtaaggaatgtagtAAATCTTTTTTCTACAAATCACATCTCAATAGACATAAGAGAATTCACGCTGAAGAAAGTcgctatgaatgtaatgagtgtggaaaaacctttccctGTAAGTCAAATCTCAgtgtacatcagagaactcacacaggtgagaaaccatatgaatgtaaggaatgtagaAAATTTTTCTACTATAAATCACATCTCAATAGACATAAGAAAATTCACAGATAA